A part of Natator depressus isolate rNatDep1 chromosome 18, rNatDep2.hap1, whole genome shotgun sequence genomic DNA contains:
- the LOC141974305 gene encoding lysophosphatidic acid receptor 6-like codes for MENTSCTLARGHSNATLVEADFQYHLFSVIYSFVFVLGLLENILALYLLTCNVKHTSHSIYLINLAVADTLFVCILPFKIHYHLNQNNWIFGDMACRITGTLYYINIYLSIAFFTCICMDRYIAVLHPFTYIRIKVTHYMTVVTSFWLTAASITIPLILGGPLHNKGTGNKTACFENFSLTSWTHRMLPYNVCALLFGFVIPFAIILISYPLVAKRINHTRHSIHKKKALRTIYLILLICILCFLPYHLTHLLHFLMRVQLIRSCLFTNLIYKMRRVTLALVSFSCCLNPILYYFTSSSKPWRLGLKFRSRSKVYTICDRKFSDYPYKSKPAVRPTTQQLNELSF; via the coding sequence ATGGAAAACACTTCATGTACCTTGGCCAGGGGACACTCTAATGCAACACTAGTTGAAGCAGACTTCCAGTACCATCTCTTCAGTGTCATCTACAGCTTTGTCTTTGTACTGGGACTGCTAGAAAACATCTTAGCTCTCTACCTTTTGACCTGCAATGTCAAGCACACCTCGCACTCCATCTACCTCATCAACCTGGCTGTAGCAGATACCTTGTTCGTGTGTATATTGCCCTTTAAAATCCATTACCACCTGAACCAGAACAATTGGATCTTTGGAGACATGGCTTGTAGGATCACCGGGACCTTGTACTACATCAACATCTACCTCAGCATTGCCTTCTTCACCTGCATTTGCATGGATCGTTACATTGCCGTGCTGCACCCCTTCACCTACATCCGGATTAAAGTCACCCACTACATGACAGTGGTCACCAGCTTTTGGCTCACTGCTGCAAGCATCACGATCCCGCTTATCCTTGGGGGGCCCCTTCACAACAAGGGCACAGGGAACAAGACTGCCTGCTTTGAGAACTTCTCGCTGACCAGCTGGACCCATCGCATGTTGCCCTACAATGTCTGTGCCTTGCTGTTCGGCTTTGTCATCCCGTTTGCCATCATCCTCATCAGCTACCCTCTCGTCGCCAAGCGGATCAACCACACCAGACACAGCATTCACAAGAAGAAGGCCTTGAGGACCATTTACCTCATCCTGCTCATCTGCATCCTATGTTTCCTTCCGTATCATCTCACTCACCTACTCCACTTCCTGATGAGGGTCCAGCTCATCCGAAGTTGCCTGTTTACCAACTTAATTTACAAAATGCGCCGGGTCACTTTGGCCCTGGTCAGTTTCAGCTGCTGCCTGAATCCCATCCTATACTACTTCACGTCTTCCAGCAAGCCATGGCGGCTTGGCCtcaagttcagatccagatccaagGTTTACACCATCTGTGACAGAAAATTCAGTGACTATCCTTATAAAAGCAAGCCAGCAGTGAGACCAACAACACAGCAATTGAATGaattgtctttttaa